A genomic window from Acidobacteriota bacterium includes:
- a CDS encoding PAS domain-containing protein, whose product MRGIRLRRDSRHGAWFAPIQFPDVMTRVDREASYRRYRGEWGRALLAVGVVAALVCLAVANAVVRAGGGGVDDGVLWTDSADGLISSAVEPDSPAARAGVEAGDVLLAVRGEPIECLADLRRLLRAVAEGERVDYTLLRLSEERLHTVSLERTSAVSLPTYFVLALVGLLGLLVGAAVRVQRPGHQASLHFFWLTVAFFGVFAFSYTGRHDRLDWIFFWADEVAILLLAPLFMHFALVFPERTPGRLRRRFGHAVLPLVYAPAVVLGFMQASAVLGPQGGAGFLQVVERVWSLQHLYLAACTLGGLAAMVAGLRRVSSGTSRRQLRWIVSGAVLGGLPFTLAYALPYALGFDPAGAIELTAVPLGLIPLAFASAIVRYRLRDVEVIVKRSVGWAAVVAAMVVIYLGLERLATEVFLDEADEHSSTIALLATAVVVLLAGPVKRAIQTMLDRAYYRERFDYRRALTRFARDLNSDLDLERLSERLVGRVAETLGLDRMVLLLGRDPAGGETGFADDDFRPIRWVGFDAAPPVLSRASSIGQRMIGRQTALLDDPGDRWESAPGDAAFWQDQGLYYFVPCISEEGTIAVMALGRKGSGQPLSSEDMALLAAVAGQAATALENGRLYGRLREKAGELDRMRQFSEDIIESLSDGLAVLDLDDRILRWNAGFERLHGVSRAEAIGKSLNEMFDPDFVGRLNAARAERPAGAALYRVPLLSRHGEQRRLRVKAATAPLLTPSGRVNGTMLIVVDSTARVQLEEQLQLSEKMASIGLLAAGVAHEVNTPLTGISSFTQMLLEDADPEDPRTRLLEKIERQTFRAARIVNGLLNLARPGRTDTAGPVDINVVVGDVLVLLEHQFESGNIKVRRELAAPPPVVGGIEFKMQQVFLNLFLNARDAMPSGGWLTVSSRVEGESAVIEVADTGSGISPEHLSRIYDPFFTTKAVGRGTGLGLSVTYGVVQEHQGTIACASRPGHGTRFMLTLPLAVPDRTPATEAAH is encoded by the coding sequence ATGCGTGGCATACGCCTGCGTCGTGATTCCAGACATGGCGCGTGGTTTGCACCCATTCAGTTTCCGGATGTCATGACGCGGGTCGATCGCGAGGCGAGCTATCGCCGCTATCGGGGGGAGTGGGGCCGCGCTCTGCTGGCCGTGGGCGTGGTCGCCGCGTTGGTGTGCCTGGCCGTGGCCAACGCGGTCGTGCGCGCCGGCGGCGGGGGCGTGGACGACGGCGTCCTCTGGACGGACAGCGCGGACGGCCTGATCTCCTCGGCGGTAGAGCCGGACTCACCGGCGGCGCGGGCGGGGGTCGAAGCGGGCGACGTGCTTCTCGCCGTTCGGGGAGAGCCGATTGAGTGCCTCGCGGACCTGCGGCGTTTGCTGCGCGCCGTCGCCGAGGGGGAGCGCGTCGACTATACGCTGCTGCGCCTCAGCGAGGAGCGGCTGCACACCGTTTCGCTGGAGAGGACCTCCGCTGTCTCGCTGCCCACCTACTTCGTGCTTGCATTGGTTGGACTGCTCGGCCTGCTCGTCGGCGCGGCGGTCCGGGTCCAGCGACCGGGGCATCAGGCATCGCTCCATTTCTTCTGGTTGACCGTCGCGTTCTTCGGTGTGTTCGCGTTCTCGTACACCGGTCGGCACGACCGTCTGGACTGGATCTTCTTCTGGGCGGACGAAGTGGCCATCCTGTTGCTGGCCCCGCTCTTCATGCACTTCGCCCTGGTGTTTCCGGAGCGTACCCCGGGCCGGCTTCGCCGCCGGTTCGGGCATGCCGTCCTGCCCCTCGTGTACGCGCCGGCGGTTGTGCTCGGCTTCATGCAGGCGTCGGCCGTGCTCGGTCCGCAGGGCGGGGCAGGCTTCCTGCAGGTCGTCGAGCGGGTCTGGAGCCTGCAGCACCTCTACCTGGCGGCGTGCACGCTGGGGGGGCTCGCGGCGATGGTCGCCGGTCTTCGCCGCGTGAGCTCCGGCACGTCGCGGCGGCAGCTTCGCTGGATCGTGTCGGGTGCGGTGCTCGGCGGCCTGCCCTTCACGTTGGCGTACGCGTTACCCTACGCGCTTGGTTTCGATCCAGCCGGCGCAATCGAGCTGACCGCCGTCCCTCTCGGCCTGATTCCACTGGCCTTCGCGTCCGCGATCGTCCGCTACCGCCTCCGCGACGTCGAGGTCATCGTCAAGCGGAGCGTCGGCTGGGCGGCGGTCGTGGCGGCGATGGTCGTCATCTATCTCGGGCTGGAGCGTCTGGCCACAGAGGTGTTCCTCGACGAGGCCGATGAGCACAGCTCGACCATCGCCCTGCTGGCGACGGCGGTCGTCGTGCTGCTGGCGGGGCCGGTAAAGAGGGCCATTCAGACGATGCTCGACCGCGCCTACTATCGGGAGCGGTTCGACTATCGCCGCGCCCTGACCCGATTCGCGCGCGATCTGAACTCCGATCTGGACCTCGAGCGGCTGAGCGAACGGCTGGTCGGCCGGGTCGCGGAGACGCTCGGGCTCGACCGGATGGTGCTGCTGCTCGGTCGCGATCCGGCCGGCGGCGAGACCGGATTCGCGGACGACGATTTCCGTCCGATTCGCTGGGTCGGCTTCGACGCGGCGCCACCGGTTCTGTCTCGCGCCTCGAGCATCGGACAGCGGATGATCGGCCGGCAGACCGCACTGCTCGACGACCCGGGCGACCGCTGGGAAAGCGCACCCGGCGACGCGGCGTTCTGGCAGGACCAGGGTCTGTACTACTTCGTGCCGTGCATCTCCGAGGAGGGGACCATCGCGGTGATGGCCCTGGGTCGCAAGGGCAGCGGCCAGCCCCTGAGCAGCGAGGACATGGCGTTGCTGGCCGCGGTGGCCGGACAGGCGGCGACCGCGCTGGAGAACGGGCGCCTCTACGGCCGGCTGCGGGAGAAGGCGGGCGAGCTCGACCGCATGCGGCAGTTCAGCGAGGACATCATCGAGTCGCTGAGCGACGGACTTGCCGTGCTGGATCTCGATGATCGGATCCTGCGCTGGAACGCCGGGTTCGAGCGCCTGCACGGCGTGTCCCGCGCGGAGGCGATCGGCAAATCGCTGAACGAGATGTTCGACCCGGATTTCGTCGGCCGCTTGAACGCCGCACGGGCGGAACGACCGGCGGGGGCCGCGCTCTACCGCGTGCCACTCCTCTCCCGCCACGGCGAACAGCGGCGGTTGCGGGTGAAGGCCGCCACCGCGCCCCTGTTGACGCCGAGCGGCCGGGTCAACGGGACGATGCTCATCGTGGTCGACAGCACGGCCCGCGTACAGCTCGAAGAGCAGTTGCAGCTCTCCGAGAAGATGGCCTCCATCGGGTTGCTCGCCGCCGGCGTCGCACACGAGGTCAACACGCCGCTGACCGGGATTTCGAGCTTTACGCAGATGCTGCTCGAGGATGCGGATCCCGAGGATCCGCGGACGCGGCTCCTGGAGAAGATCGAACGGCAGACGTTCCGGGCGGCCCGGATCGTCAACGGTCTGCTGAATCTCGCGCGGCCGGGTCGGACGGATACGGCCGGGCCGGTCGACATCAACGTGGTGGTCGGCGACGTCCTGGTGCTGCTCGAGCATCAGTTCGAATCCGGCAACATCAAGGTGCGGCGCGAGCTGGCCGCTCCGCCGCCGGTGGTTGGCGGCATCGAGTTCAAGATGCAGCAGGTTTTTCTCAATCTGTTTCTCAATGCCCGCGACGCGATGCCGAGCGGCGGATGGTTGACGGTGAGCAGCCGGGTGGAGGGCGAGAGCGCCGTCATCGAGGTGGCCGACACGGGTTCGGGCATTTCGCCGGAGCACCTCTCACGGATATACGATCCGTTCTTCACGACCAAGGCCGTCGGTCGGGGAACCGGTCTCGGATTGTCGGTGACCTACGGCGTCGTGCAGGAACATCAGGGGA